A genomic segment from Coturnix japonica isolate 7356 chromosome 26, Coturnix japonica 2.1, whole genome shotgun sequence encodes:
- the KDM5B gene encoding lysine-specific demethylase 5B, protein MAEFLPPPECPVFEPSWEEFADPFAFIHKIRPIAEQTGICKVRPPPDWQPPFACDVDKLHFTPRIQRLNELEAQTRVKLNFLDQIAKFWELQGCTLKIPHVERKILDLFQLNRLVAEEGGFDVVCKERKWTKIATRMGFAPGKAVGSHIRAHYERILYPYNLFQSGASLLCLQKPDLTSDTKDKEYKPHDIPQRQSVQPSESCPPARRAKRLRAEATNIKTESDSPEARTHNLRRRMGCAPPKCENEKEMYSAVKLAEKREHVGEQEKDKSKARSKKPTSAVDLYVCLLCGSGNDEDRLLLCDGCDDSYHTFCLIPPLHDVPKGDWRCPQCLAQECNKPQEAFGFEQAARDYTLRTFGEMADAFKSDYFNMPVHMVPTELVEKEFWRLVSTIEEDVIVEYGADISSKDFGSGFPVRDGKFKVRPEEEEYLDSGWNLNNMPVMEQSVLAHINADISGMKVPWLYVGMCFSSFCWHIEDHWSYSINYLHWGEPKTWYGAPGYAAEQLEDVMKKLAPELFESQPDLLHQLVTIMNPNTLMAHGVPVYRTNQCAGEFVITFPRAYHSGFNQGFNFAEAVNFCTVDWLPLGRQCIEHYRLLSRYCVFSHDEMICKMASKADVLDVVVASTVQKDMAIMIDDEKMLREKVQKLGVTDSERVAFELFPDDERQCYKCKTTCFMSAVYCPCKPGLLVCLYHVEDLCSCPTYQYKLGYRYTLEELYPMMNALKMRAESYNEWASNVNEALEAKISNKRSLISFKALIEESELKKFPDNDLLRHLRLVTQDADKCASVAQQLLNGKRQTRYRSGGGKCPNQLTVNELRLFVRQLYALPCVLSQTPLLKDLLDRVEAFQQQSQKLLSEEMPSAAELQELLDVSFDFDVDLPQLAELRVRLEQARWLEDVQMASSEQNSLTLDDMRRLIDSGVGLAPYPAVEKAMAKLQELLTVSEHWDDKARNLIKARPRQSLSSLMVAVKEIEEIPAYLPSGTALKDAVQKAQDWLQEVEALQVGGRVPVLDTLVELVTRGRSIPVHLDYLPRLESLVAEVQAWKECAANTFLCENSPYSLLEVLCPRCDIGTLSLKRKQKKLKEPMPSGKKKSTKLESLSDLERALSESKDTAAAMATLGEARLKEMEALRSLRAANEGKVLCSEEDTELKVCVCQKEPAAPMIQCELCRGFFHISCVSVPHTLQGPRVWLCPHCRRSEKPPLEKILPLLASLQRIRVRLPEGDALRYMIERTVNWQHRAQQMLYSGNLKLLQDKVGSGLLYSRWQSTAGQLPETNKVSQTIGAMSFSMPHDWDNRTIYLHSPFSTGQQCIPLHVVSTELDELMMEAQLLQVSLPEIQELYQTLFTKQSPALQAEQKPSVGPSNEKNECCRGKKDGMSYMERKLKRRFERENFCDEKRARVRKMRTPKKKKLKLSHTKDLSSSSSSRMERERERLLEVQRSSESHLVPSDTSFSEQEDSEDEDAICPAVTCLQPEGDEVDWVQCDGSCNQWFHQVCVGISPEMAEKEDYICISCAGKGSPYRK, encoded by the exons GACTGGCAGCCTCCATTTGCATGTGATGTTGATAAGCTTCACTTCACGCCAAGGATTCAGCGGCTCAATGAGTTGGAG GCCCAAACCCGAGTGAAGCTGAACTTCCTGGACCAGATTGCGAAGTTTTGGGAGCTCCAGGGCTGCACGCTGAAAATTCCACACGTGGAGAGGAAGATCTTGGATTTATTTCAGCTTAATAGG ctAGTTGCAGAAGAAGGAGGGTTTGATGTCGTTTGCAAAGAGAGGAAATGGACCAAAATAGCCACGAGGATGGGATTTGCTCCTGGCAAGGCCGTGGGTTCACACATCCGTGCGCATTATGAGCGAATTCTCTATCCTTACAACTTATTCCAGTCTGGAGCCAGCCTGCTG TGTCTGCAGAAGCCGGATCTCACCAGTGACACGAAGGACAAGGAGTACAAACCCCACGACATCCCACAGAGGCAGTCGGTGCAGCCGTCTGAAAGCTGCCCTCCTGCTCGCCGTGCAAAGCGCCTGCGGGCCGAG GCAACCAACATTAAGACTGAATCTGATTCTCCAGAGGCGAGAACTCATAATCTGAGACGCAGGATGGGATGTGCACCTCCAAAGTGTGAGAATG aaaaggaaatgtacaGCGCAGTGAAACTtgcagagaagagagagcaCGTTGGGGAGCAGGAGAAGGACAAATCCAAAGCCCGATCCAAAAAGCCCACCAGTGCT GTGGATTTGTACGTGTGTCTCTTATGTGGCAGTGGTAACGATGAGGACCGTCTCCTGTTGTGCGATGGCTGTGATGACAGTTACCATACCTTCTGTTTAATTCCACCCCTTCACGATGTTCCCAAAGGGGACTGGAGGTGCCCCCAGTGTTTGGCTCAG GAGTGCAATAAGCCTCAGGAAGCGTTTGGCTTTGAGCAGGCAGCACGGGACTACACGCTCCGCACGTTTGGGGAGATGGCAGATGCCTTCAAGTCCGACTATTTTAACATGCCAGTCCAC ATGGTCCCCACTGAGCTGGTTGAGAAGGAATTCTGGAGGCTCGTTAGCACCATCGAGGAGGATGTTATTGTAGAATATGGAGCTGATATATCATCCAAGGACTTTGGAAGTGGGTTCCCAGTTCGAGATGGGAAATTCAAAGTGAGACCAGAAGAAGAG GAATACCTCGATAGCGGCTGGAATTTAAACAACATGCCTGTGATGGAGCAATCAGTCCTCGCTCACATTAATGCAGATATCTCTGGCATGAAGGTACCTTGGCTGTATGTGGGGATGTGCTTCTCCTCATTTTGCTGGCATATCGAGGACCACTGGAGCTATTCCATCAACTACCTGCACTG GGGAGAGCCAAAGACGTGGTATGGAGCCCCAGGGtatgcagcagaacagctggaGGACGTGATGAAGAAGCTTGCTCCAGAACTGTTTGAGTCTCAGCCAGACCTCTTGCACCAACTTGTCACCATAATGAACCCGAATACTTTGATGGCCCATGGAGTGCCT GTTTATCGGACCAATCAATGTGCTGGAGAGTTTGTGATCACCTTTCCAAGAGCTTATCACAGCGGCTTCAATCAGGGTTTTAATTTTGCTGAAGCTGTGAACTTCTGCACTGTGGATTGG TTGCCATTGGGTCGCCAGTGTATCGAGCACTACCGCCTGCTGAGCCGCTACTGCGTGTTCTCTCACGATGAGATGATCTGTAAGATGGCCTCCAAGGCCGACGTCCTCGATGTCGTGGTAGCATCTACTGTTCAGAAAGACATGGCCATTATGATCGATGATGAGAAGATGCTGCGTGAGAAGGTTCAGAAACTG GGGGTGACTGACTCAGAGCGAGTGGCGTTCGAGCTGTTCCCCGATGACGAGCGGCAGTGCTATAAGTGCAAAACCACTTGTTTCATGTCTGCTGTTTATTGCCCGTGTAAACCAGGACTGCTGGTGTGCTTGTATCACGTGGAGGATCTTTGTTCCTGCCCTAcctaccaatacaagctggg GTACCGCTACACGCTGGAGGAGCTCTACCCAATGATGAACGCCCTGAAGATGCGTGCAGAGTCATACAATGAATGGGCTTCCAACGTTAACGAAGCCTTGGAAGCAAAGATAAGCAATAAAAGAA GTCTCATCAGTTTTAAGGCTTTGATAGAAGAATCAGAACTGAAGAAGTTCCCGGATAATGACCTGCTGCGGCACCTCCGCTTGGTCACACAGGATGCAGATAAATGTGCCTCGgttgcacagcagctccttaATGGCAAAAGACAAACCAG GTATCGCTCCGGAGGAGGGAAATGCCCCAACCAACTGACTGTGAATGAGCTGCGGCTGTTTGTCAGGCAGCTCTATGCCCTCCCCTGCGTGCTCAGCCAGACACCACTGCTGAAG GACCTTCTTGATCGCGTGGAAGCTTTTCAACAGCAAAGCCAAAAACTGCTCTCTGAAGAAATGCCgagtgctgcagagctccaggaGCTCCTGGATGTCAGCTTTGACTTCGATGTGGATTTACCCCAACTTGCTGAGCTGCGGGTCCGGCTGGAGCAGGCCCGATGGCTGGAGGACGTGCAGATGGCTTCGTCAGAGCAGAACTCTCTCACTCTGGATGATATGAGGCGTCTCATTGACTCTGGTGTTGGCCTGGCTCCCTACCCAGCAGTTGAGAAGGCCATGGcaaagctgcaggagctgctgactGTGTCCGAGCACTGGGATGACAAAGCCAGAAACCTGATAAAGGCCAG GCCAAGGCAGTCGCTCAGCAGCCTCATGGTGGCAGTGAAGGAGATAGaggagatccctgcctacctcCCCAGTGGCACGGCACTGAAGGACGCGGTTCAGAAGGCACAGGactggctgcaggaggtggaagCTTTGCAG GTTGGAGGGCGCGTGCCGGTCCTGGATACGCTGGTGGAGCTGGTGACAAGGGGCCGTTCGATCCCGGTGCACCTGGACTACCTGCCACGGCTCGAGTCCCTGGTGGCGGAGGTGCAGGCGTGGAAGGAGTGTGCAGCCAACACGTTCCTGTGTGAGAACTCCCCGTATTCCCTTCTGGAG GTGCTTTGCCCCCGCTGTGATATTGGGACTCTGAgcctgaaaagaaagcagaagaagctgaaggagcCAATGCCAAGTGGGAAGAAGAAGAGCACCAAACTGGAGAGCCTGAGTGACTTAGAGAGAGCTCTGAGTGAGAGCAAGGACACTGCGGCTGCG atgGCGACGCTCGGGGAAGCGCGGCTCAAAGAGATGGAAGCTCTGCGCTCCCTGCGGGCGGCCAACGAAGGGAAGGTGCTGTGCAGCGAGGAGGACACGGAGCTGAAGGTCTGCGTGTGCCAGAAGGAGCCGGCTGCTCCCATGATCCAgtgtgagctctgcagaggatTCTTCCACATCAGCTGCGTTTCTGTGCCCCACACTTTACAGGGGCCACGCGTGTGGCTCTGCCCGCACTGCCGCCGCTCGGAAAAGCCACCTTTGGAGAAGATCCTTCCTCTGCTGGCATCCCTACAGCGCATCCGCGTGCGGCTCCCCGAGGGGGATGCCCTGCGGTACATGATAGAGAGAACTGTGAACTGGCAGCACAGAGCGCAACAAATGTTATATTCAGGGAATCTCAAACTTCTACAGGACAAAGTTGGCTCAGGATTGCTGTACAGCAGGTGGCAGAGCACTGCGGGGCAGCTGCCCGAGACAAACAAG GTTTCTCAAACAATCGGAGCTATGTCATTCTCCATGCCTCATGACTGGGATAACAGAACCATATATTTACATTCTCCATTTTCTACAGGACAGCAATGCATCCCACTTCATG TCGTCAGCACCGAGCTGGATGAGCTGATGATGGAAGcgcagctgctgcaggtttcCCTGCCTGAGATCCAGGAGCTGTACCAGACCCTATTCACAAAGCAAAGCCCCgctctgcaggctgagcagaagCCATCGGTCGGGCCGAGCAATGAAAAG AACGAGTGCTGCCGGGGCAAAAAGGATGGGATGAGTTACATGGAGAGAAAACTGAAACGCCGCTTCGAGAGGGAGAACTTCTGTGATGAGAAGAGAGCGAGGGtaagaaaaatgagaacacccaaaaagaagaaactgaaactgAGTCACACGAAGgatctgagcagcagcagcagcagcaggatggagagggagagggaacGGCTCCTGGAGGTGCAGCGCAGCAGTGAAAGTCATTTGGTTCCCTCTGACACGTCGTTCTCTGAGCAGGAGGACTCTGAGGACGAAGATGCCATCTGCCCTGCAGTGACGTGTCTGCAGCCCGAGGGAGACGAG GTGGACTGGGTCCAATGCGACGGCAGCTGCAACCAATGGTTCCACCAGGTGTGTGTGGGCATCTCCCCCGAGATGGCTGAGAAGGAGGATTACATCTGCATCAGCTGCGCCGGGAAGGGCTCCCCGTACAGAAAGTGA